In one window of Pseudomonadota bacterium DNA:
- a CDS encoding phage Gp37/Gp68 family protein, whose protein sequence is MATASKIEWTEKTWNPVTGCVKVSAGCKHCYAERMAKRLYAMGVERYRHAFKPTLHHDLIELPKRWNKPSIIFVNSMSDLFEDAVPQDFIGKVFNTMCACPQHTFQILTKRSTRLRSMAQRLPWPQNVWIGVSVENEQVVQRVHDLKDVPAKVRFVSCEPLLAPLPNLPLDGIHWVIVGGESGPDARPMRADWVEGIYRQCQARNVYFFFKQWGGVRKDRTGRTLHGRTYDDMPIIASSARQTGPFRSPGVHAAA, encoded by the coding sequence ATGGCAACAGCATCGAAAATCGAGTGGACTGAGAAGACCTGGAATCCCGTCACCGGCTGTGTGAAAGTGAGCGCCGGGTGCAAGCATTGCTACGCGGAGCGAATGGCAAAGCGCCTGTACGCAATGGGAGTGGAGCGCTACAGGCATGCGTTTAAGCCAACGCTGCATCATGACCTGATCGAGTTACCCAAGCGTTGGAATAAGCCCTCTATTATCTTCGTCAATTCGATGAGTGATCTTTTCGAGGACGCAGTACCGCAGGACTTCATCGGCAAGGTCTTTAACACCATGTGCGCGTGCCCGCAGCATACATTTCAAATACTCACCAAGCGAAGCACCAGGCTGCGCAGCATGGCGCAGCGGCTCCCCTGGCCACAGAACGTGTGGATAGGTGTGAGTGTCGAGAACGAACAGGTAGTCCAGCGCGTGCATGATTTGAAGGATGTTCCGGCGAAAGTCAGATTTGTCTCATGCGAGCCTTTGCTGGCTCCGTTGCCCAATCTTCCGCTCGATGGCATCCATTGGGTGATCGTCGGGGGAGAATCAGGGCCGGATGCGCGACCGATGCGGGCGGATTGGGTTGAAGGCATCTATCGGCAATGTCAGGCCAGGAACGTGTATTTCTTTTTCAAGCAGTGGGGTGGCGTTCGCAAGGATCGGACTGGACGTACCTTGCATGGTCGGACGTATGACGATATGCCAATCATTGCATCCTCGGCGCGCCAAACAGGTCCATTCCGTAGCCCTGGCGTTCATGCGGCGGCCTAG
- a CDS encoding LexA family transcriptional regulator yields MARPNNDPAYLNALRDYYAENRVLPSYAKIARLLGFRSKNAALNLVKRLVDCGFLRRTGDNRIAPTEEFLARPMATERVAAGQPTAVSDAGGDVISIDQVLIRKPSRTVLVSVKGDSMKNAGIFEGDVAVVERGADVKTGDFVVAIVDNKFTLKELGYEQGKPVLRPHNPAYPMIRPKEDLEIFGVVVAQFRSYATKKVQAW; encoded by the coding sequence ATGGCACGTCCAAATAACGATCCGGCTTACTTGAATGCGCTTCGCGACTACTATGCCGAAAATCGTGTTTTGCCGAGCTATGCGAAGATCGCCCGCTTGCTTGGATTCCGATCCAAGAATGCGGCGTTGAACCTTGTAAAGCGTCTAGTGGATTGCGGATTTCTGCGGCGAACGGGCGACAACCGAATTGCGCCAACGGAGGAGTTCTTGGCTCGACCAATGGCAACAGAGAGAGTAGCCGCGGGTCAGCCAACCGCAGTTAGCGATGCGGGCGGAGACGTAATTAGCATCGACCAGGTATTGATTCGTAAACCGTCGCGCACGGTGCTCGTATCCGTCAAAGGGGATTCCATGAAAAATGCTGGGATCTTCGAGGGTGATGTCGCAGTCGTGGAGCGCGGTGCAGATGTAAAGACGGGTGATTTTGTTGTCGCGATAGTCGACAACAAATTCACGCTGAAAGAGCTGGGCTATGAACAGGGAAAACCTGTCTTGCGGCCTCACAACCCGGCGTATCCTATGATTCGACCAAAGGAAGACCTTGAAATCTTCGGCGTCGTAGTGGCGCAGTTCCGATCGTATGCTACCAAGAAGGTACAGGCATGGTAA
- a CDS encoding ABC transporter substrate-binding protein: MPRKSWVGLSIALGIFLTIVLSIAKQPAEMVKNRPAAISVGVILPLTGPVAGPGKNALHGLELAISNFNAGSPDHTVRLMVEDSQSDPKAGVSAAKKLIAVDHVRIIIGDLMSSVAMAIAPVTEKNNVVLFAPGASNPKFPELGNHLFRNWASDDYDGKVMADYLLKEFKLKKGGVVYVNNEYGLGLAEAFKNRYQSGGGNVLLYEGYDQGSVDFRPIIGKLKAMRNLEFVYLPGQPVENGHLVKQLVEGGVTLVVSANLSVDSPEFSAIVGQSAKNIIFTTPAYDPEASNTKAFRESYQRAYKALPDVVAGHGYDAGNILIQALRTCNFDLSEIRNCLAGIKDFPGVTGETTFLPNGDVKKDVLVKQLVGPNDAKVLRKYSVER; the protein is encoded by the coding sequence ATGCCGAGGAAAAGTTGGGTAGGGCTTTCTATTGCGCTAGGCATATTTCTCACGATCGTTTTATCGATTGCTAAACAGCCTGCTGAAATGGTTAAAAATAGGCCGGCGGCCATAAGTGTAGGAGTAATACTCCCTCTTACCGGTCCAGTGGCGGGACCCGGGAAAAATGCTTTGCACGGCCTCGAATTAGCCATTTCCAATTTCAATGCGGGCTCTCCCGACCATACAGTCCGCCTCATGGTCGAGGATTCACAATCCGACCCTAAAGCAGGAGTGTCTGCCGCGAAGAAACTTATAGCTGTTGACCACGTGAGGATTATTATTGGCGACCTCATGAGTTCAGTTGCAATGGCTATTGCTCCAGTGACAGAAAAGAACAATGTTGTATTGTTTGCCCCAGGAGCATCGAACCCTAAATTTCCTGAGCTGGGTAATCACCTCTTTCGGAATTGGGCATCGGACGACTACGACGGCAAGGTAATGGCCGACTATCTGCTTAAGGAGTTTAAGCTGAAGAAAGGCGGAGTGGTTTATGTGAATAATGAGTACGGCCTTGGACTGGCCGAAGCCTTCAAGAATCGATATCAATCTGGCGGTGGCAATGTCCTTCTGTATGAAGGATATGATCAAGGAAGTGTCGACTTTCGACCCATCATAGGTAAGTTAAAAGCGATGCGAAACCTTGAGTTTGTCTATCTTCCGGGACAGCCCGTAGAAAATGGACACCTAGTGAAGCAGCTAGTGGAGGGTGGAGTTACCCTTGTTGTTAGTGCAAACCTATCTGTAGATTCGCCGGAGTTTTCGGCGATAGTAGGACAGTCCGCAAAGAACATTATCTTTACAACACCTGCGTACGATCCCGAAGCCTCTAATACCAAGGCGTTCCGTGAAAGTTACCAGCGTGCTTACAAGGCACTACCGGACGTAGTGGCCGGTCATGGATACGACGCCGGCAACATACTCATCCAAGCACTACGCACCTGCAACTTTGATCTTTCGGAAATACGAAATTGTCTTGCCGGCATCAAAGATTTCCCTGGGGTCACAGGAGAAACGACATTTTTGCCGAACGGCGACGTAAAAAAAGATGTGCTGGTGAAACAATTAGTAGGTCCGAATGATGCGAAGGTATTAAGAAAATATAGCGTGGAGCGTTGA
- the tcmP gene encoding three-Cys-motif partner protein TcmP — protein sequence MVMDTYGGEWTERKLTCLGKYLAAYRTIFSGNPKARYFITWYVDAFAGTGTREKKEQAATPLFAETYSDVDGESYRDGSPTIALGLASPFHRYLFIENSKKRIEALRKLVDTQYPAMADRCTFDLTDANVGLKNWCVHRDWKKERAVVFLDPFGMQVEWETVDTLAKTGGVDLWYLFPLGIGVAHTLTRDGVIDEAWQRRLDVIFGTADWRDRFYRKEMQTTLFGEEDRLVRDASEQAIVKYIEERLKSVFPKVAKGLLLRNSKNNPLYHLCFCASNIKGGTVAVKIAQDILKE from the coding sequence ATGGTAATGGACACTTACGGTGGCGAGTGGACAGAACGTAAGCTGACCTGCCTGGGCAAATATCTTGCGGCTTACCGGACGATCTTTTCCGGGAACCCGAAGGCGAGATATTTCATAACGTGGTACGTAGACGCGTTTGCGGGTACCGGAACACGAGAGAAAAAGGAACAAGCGGCAACGCCGCTTTTCGCAGAAACGTATAGCGATGTAGATGGGGAGAGTTACCGCGACGGAAGTCCAACGATCGCATTGGGACTAGCAAGTCCGTTTCACCGGTATCTATTCATTGAGAACTCAAAGAAGCGAATCGAGGCTCTAAGAAAGTTAGTCGATACCCAATATCCGGCAATGGCCGATCGCTGTACGTTCGACCTGACGGATGCGAACGTGGGTCTAAAGAACTGGTGTGTGCATCGCGATTGGAAAAAAGAGCGAGCAGTCGTTTTCCTGGATCCGTTTGGTATGCAGGTCGAATGGGAGACCGTCGATACCCTCGCAAAAACAGGCGGGGTGGATCTTTGGTACCTGTTTCCTCTCGGCATCGGTGTAGCGCATACGCTCACGCGTGACGGAGTGATTGATGAAGCGTGGCAAAGGCGGCTTGATGTGATCTTCGGAACGGCAGACTGGCGCGATCGTTTTTATCGCAAGGAAATGCAAACGACACTCTTCGGCGAGGAGGATCGGCTCGTGCGCGATGCATCCGAGCAGGCGATTGTGAAGTACATTGAGGAGAGGCTAAAGAGCGTTTTCCCGAAGGTTGCTAAAGGTCTGTTACTGCGCAATTCAAAGAACAATCCCTTGTATCATTTGTGCTTCTGCGCGTCCAACATCAAGGGTGGAACAGTCGCAGTGAAAATCGCTCAGGATATCTTGAAAGAGTGA